Part of the Melopsittacus undulatus isolate bMelUnd1 chromosome 12, bMelUnd1.mat.Z, whole genome shotgun sequence genome, TAAAGGAGGGGAGATTCAAGTTGGATGTGGGGAAGAAATGGTTTACACTGAGGGTGCTCAAagcctggcacaggctgcccagagaggtggtggctCCCCCctccctggagacattccaggccaggctgtatgtggttctgagcaacctgctctagttgaagatgtccctgctcattgcatggggctggatgagctgtgaaggtcccttccaacccaaaccattccatggttccaAGTGGAGAggggggcaggagcaggacacAGACTAACCCTGGGTGGTGGCAATGCCAAACCCTCTGGCTCCGATAACTTCAGGGGCCCTGATGAGGTTGCAGTGCCGGGCAGCAGCTAGGTCCTGGGAGATGGATTCCCCAATGAAGGCATAGTTGGACTCCATCACCCGCTGAACTGCCTCCTGGTAGGTCTTGACTAGAACGTGGTCTCGTCTCTTGTCCATGTACTCATAGATCATCTGATGGATGGGATTCTTGGAGTTCTGCAGCCCAAAAATCCAAGTGTCAACTGAAGTGCAAAACCATCACGTAAAATCTGCCCATATGTGCAGTGGTTGCAAAATAACTTGTTCGAGGCACACAAGGACAGCCCCTGCAGGCTTGTAAAGGAATGCACTATAAACACATGGTCCTTTACAGGCTTTTCTCCCTGAGAAAAGGTGGAGGAAGAGATGAACTAAACAGATACCTTGAAGAAGTAGAAGGTAGAGGAGCCCTCCAGTGTCCCAAACTCCAGCTTCCTTTGCTTCACAAGATCCTCAAAGGTCTGGATGGGGAGCTGCTCGCTGCCGGAGCTCAGCAGGGCGGTGAAGTTGGCAATGTAGGCAGCCAGCAGCGCGATGGTGAAGAGCCACCAGACGGCAGCAACGACCCGCACAGAGAGAGCCTTGGGCCGAGGGGTGACACCTGCATGACCGGGGCCGAGAAAACACATAAACAGAGACACAAAGAGCTTTAGACCATGAGCCTGAGTTCAAGGCTTCCCTCTGCATAAAGGCCAAAATGTTAAACTTGCCCTGCAGCTACTGACTGCATGAACCTGAGAAGAGCTGCGATGGCTGCTTTGACCTGCACCAGcctgcccagcagagctggagcagtgtcAGCAGccaaaagcaacaacaaaacgCCTCTACAAAGCACCAGTGCAGTGGTTACCTTCACATTCCCCAGAGCAGCTACAGACACACCAGAGCTGGATATACAAACACCATACCCCCACCAGAGCCCCCCTGTTGCCTGTTCTCCAGCTCACCTTGCAGGGTAAGGGCTCCTGCTCCAAACCAGAGGCTGTTTAAGAAGGTGAAGTGGTTCTCTTCATTCTTTGGCTCATTCCATTCACAGGGGCTCAGCCTGTGGGAAAATGACAGGATAAAACAAGACATTCAGGGGAAAAATAGATCTAAACCATCCTGCAATGTGAGTGCAGCAGTGCAGATCAGACTGAAAATGCCGCTTCTATGCATGGCAGCTCCTCTTTCACCTGAGGAGGCCAGGGCTCCAGCAGTAGGGCTTTTGTTCaagactgcagctgcagagagcattAGTGCAGCCTAAGAAAGCAGGGGAAGCTGAATCTCTTGGGAAAGAGTGGAGGGGTGGCAGAGAGAATCTTCCATCACTCAATGCAGGACACAGTGCACAAAAATACAGGAGAGGGACCTGCCCATGGGAACATGGTCATAGTTCAAAGCAGACTCTGATAAGGGTGAGAAGGAAGAGCTGAAGTACAAAGCACACAGTGCTCTCAGCAACCCTAGGTAGGCCACATCCAGAGATCTTGTGCTCTTCATGCTGACATTACTTAAGCTTTGTTGGCCCTGGTTCTGGACCTGTACAGAAGGTTCCTCAAAGCAAAATACACCCAGGTGCTTCCTTTAAAACGGAGGTCTCTCCAGAGCTGAGAAAGGAGCTGACTTGACCAAAACCTGGGGAACAAATTCATTCGTACCTGGCAACAAGGAAGAGGCAGAAGCACGTCAGCATGTAGGCAAACAAGAGGCCGGTCCAGGTCTCCTTGCTGAAAGGAGCCAGGAAGTGGAAGAACGACATCTCCTGAGAGAGGGTTTCCTTGCGGAGCAGGATTCCAATGCCGGTCTGCAGGAATGGGGTGGTGAAGGAGACCACCTCTTCCCTCGCTGATGTGACTGTCAGCGGTGCCACTGCAATGTCTGCTTCCTGCGAGGTGGGGAGGAAACCAAGGGACCCTCAACCTGCCTGAAGATCCTGCAGGCAAGCAGAGACCTCCCCAGgctgaggcagggctgcagctccgGTCACTGCCCTAAGCCACAGACAGCTCTGACAAACAGGGCAGCTTTGCACTGATGGCTGCAGGCTGTGGGCTGGAATCTGGGCCTTCTGGTTTCCAGCCACAGCATCACAGACTGGCTGAggctccagtgtctgaaggggtcAGGTTCAAGGCAAGTTTTCCTTTTACCTTTGTTTTGCTACGGAGCTGAGGTGTCTGTGCAGTCCCTCAGAGCTCCAAGAAACCCTGGGTGGCCTCTGAGACAAGCCCAGGAGCGCCTCTTTCTAACAGTGAGCTCCTGCTGTGGCCATCGCCTCCTTGTTCCTTGGTTTCCATACTCGTAGGCCAAACCCAACCATAGGTCTTGCTACTCATGAGTTCTACCCCCCAGTCAGGATGACCCCAAGCTGCTTGGTCCCTACGCAGATCCCGGAGCTGCTCTGCCCTCCTGGAGCCCACTTTGGAACACCACAGATGGAAAATTACCCGTCTCAGAACTTCACCGATCATCCCGGTCCAGTTCCCACCGGGAGCAACAGCTCCATACTGCCCATCGCCCACCACCTTCACCCTGTAGCGGAACCGGAGCATCGCAGCCAGAGCCTTCAGCAGGTCGATGCAGTATCCCTCCAGCTCCGCACTCCTCACCATGACGTAGGGATCTTCCTGCATGTTGGGGGAAAAACACAGAGTTCCAGGCTTCCAGAGCCTGCAGGGACCTTGGAACAGtctcccagtgcctaaaaggggctacaggaaacctggagatgGGCTTTGaacaagggtctgtagggacaggccaaggggaacgGCTTAAACCTGctagaggggagactgagctgagctcttaggcagaagctcttccctgtgagggtgctgaggcgctggcacaaaAATCCACTTGCAAACATATGggtggaaagaaaaggcaaagcttGACCCCAGCCACATCCCAGCCACCCCAGAGCTGTGCCACTGCCTCACCAGGATGGTCGTGACGGTCAGAGTCGGAAGAGCCGCTTCTGGTACCCTCGAGTCAATGCCCTGCAGATCAAGAAATGGAGCATGAATGAGGGGGTGTCAGGGGGATCTCCTGTGCTAAACCAGCTGTAAATCTGCCCTTGTGAGCTGCAGCAACCCCACCACTGTGGTTCCCCAACAGGAACTGAGCCA contains:
- the LOC101869315 gene encoding probable glutamate receptor, with product MDKGLSFLLCVITTMLLLGESSRTGTSRNDDALSQGIDSRVPEAALPTLTVTTILEDPYVMVRSAELEGYCIDLLKALAAMLRFRYRVKVVGDGQYGAVAPGGNWTGMIGEVLRREADIAVAPLTVTSAREEVVSFTTPFLQTGIGILLRKETLSQEMSFFHFLAPFSKETWTGLLFAYMLTCFCLFLVARLSPCEWNEPKNEENHFTFLNSLWFGAGALTLQGVTPRPKALSVRVVAAVWWLFTIALLAAYIANFTALLSSGSEQLPIQTFEDLVKQRKLEFGTLEGSSTFYFFKNSKNPIHQMIYEYMDKRRDHVLVKTYQEAVQRVMESNYAFIGESISQDLAAARHCNLIRAPEVIGARGFGIATTQASPWTKQLSVAVLKLRESGDLDYLRNKWWESSCLHRSRERWSPLQPQALGGLFLTLAIGLALGVIAAVAELSNKSRRAAGHAKKSCCAVFTEEICTRLHIKKNTRQSQETSGRANA